GCGGTTTTAGGGAGCATGAACATCGGGAGCAAAGTCGACGATCCTTGTCCGGTAGGGGCCGAATTTAATCGGCCGGTCTTCCTGCGCAATTTCCATTGCGCGATTATCATCGCGCTCGGCGAGGACAAGGGTAGCGGGCTCCTTGCGTCACAACCAGACGTGAAAAAATAGTTGCATTATGATATACTAATCTAGGAGAACTCTGTTAGTCAGGCAGCCCTCTCCTCCCGAAATCGCAAGTATCGTTTCTGTCATGAAAAGTGTCTGATATTCCATACTTTGTTTTGGAGGATCTCTCATCGTGGCCCAGTCGAATAAAACGAGGGTCGAACTTCTTGAGGAAGTAAAAACCCTGCGCGACCGTCTGGAAGAAGAAGAGCGTGCGCGTGTGCGCCTCGAAGAGATGATAAAGGAATTCACGGCGGCGGCGAAAGCAACCCTTCCTCACGGAATCGAAGAGACTGAAGAGGAGCCTGCGGAATCGATTCGAAAGTTGTTGTTGATCCTGGAACGGACGCCCGATATGATTTCGTATGCCACCCCGGATGGCAAGGTGAAATACATGAACCGAGCCGGGCGTCTGGCGGTCGGAATTCCACTTGATATAGACTTCGTCGGTTGCTCTATAGCGGACGGACACCCCGGGTGGGCGAACAAGATTTTGACGGAAGTTGCCATCCCAACAGCGATACGTGAGGGGATGTGGCTGGGAGAGACCGCTGTTTTGACCCATGATGGCGTCGAGATTCCGGTTTCGCAGTTAATCCTCGCACACAAGGGACCTGCGGGCGAGATCCAATACCTCTCCACGATCTGCCGCGACATCAGCGAACGCAAAAAGGGGGAAGAACTGCTCCGGCATGGATTGACGGAAATAGAATCCATCTACAATTCGGCGCCGGTAGGCCTGTGCTTCTTCGACCGCGAGCTTCGATATGTCCGGGTGAATGAGCGGCTGGCGGAAATCAATGGGATCCCACCCTCTGAGCATATCGGCAAAACACCCCGCGAGATTGTGCCCGATCTTGCGCCGCTTGCAGAACGAATAGCCGAGGAGATTTTTCGAACGGGCATGCCCATCCTCGATATTCAGTTCAGTGGGACAACACGGTCTCAGCCCGGAGTGCAACGATATTGGAAGGAGCAGTGGCTCCCGCTAAAAGATGCTTCCGAAAGAGTCTTCGGTATCAATGTGGTGGTCGAAGAGATCACCGAGCGAAAGCGGGCCGAAGAAGCTTTGCGGCAGAGCGAGAGCCGCTATCGGACTTTGTTCGAATCGATCGACGAGGGATTCTGCATTATCGAGATGATCTTTGACGCGAGCGGTAAACCTACAGACTGGCGCTTCCTGGAGGCGAACCCGGCCTTTGAGAAACACAACGGACTGCACAATGCGGTGGGGAAGCGGATGCGGGAGTTGGAGCCGCGCCTGGAGGAGCATTGGTTCGAAACTTACGGGCGTATCGCTTTAACGGGAAAACCAGAACGTTTTACAAACGAGGCGAAGCATCTTGATAATCGGTGGTTCGACCTGTATGCTTTCCGCGTCGGGCGCCCCGAAGAGCGGAAGGTGGCCGTCCTCTTCAAAAATATCACCGAACGCAAGCGGGCGGAGGCGGCGCTGCAGGAAGCGCATAAAAAGCTTCAGGTCACTATCGACAGCATCACCGACGGCCTGATGGTTCTCGACCGCACCTGGAACGTCACCTACTTTAGCGAGACCGGCGCAAAGATGCTCGGTATGCGCCGTGAGGGCCTCATTGGCGGATATGTCTGGGATCTTTTCCCGTACGCCCGGGAAAGAAAGTTCTACGGAGAATATAACCGTTCGGTCGAGACCGGACAGCCCGCGCACTTCGTGGAATTTTACCCTGATCCAATAAACAAGTGGATAGAGTGTCATGCGTATCCGAGTGAGGAAGGCTTGACCGTATACTTCCGCGATATCACTGCGCGCAAAGAGGCTGAAGAAAAGATCGCGCGGCAGAGCGCCGTGCTTGATGGGATCAACAGGATATTGCAGGAAACTCTCCGCAGCGAAACCGAGGAGGATGTTGCCCGGGTCTGTCTCGAAGTGGCCGAAAAGCTTACCGAAAGTGCGTTCGGCTTCATCGGGGAGATAAACCGCGAAGGCACGTTCCATACCATTGTCATGAGTGATCTTGGTTGGGCAGAGTGCAAGATGCCGGATTCGAACAAAACACCAATGATACGAGGCCTGAAGATGCGCTGTTACTGGGGAAAGGCTCTTGTCGACAATCAATCTCTGATAGTCAACGATCCTGCGAATCATCCCGATCGGGTGGGCGTCCCGGAAGGGCATCCCGCGATAACTTCCTTTATGGCGGTTCCGCTCAAGCGCGACGGCAAGACGATCGGGATGATTAGCCTTGCGAACAGGGCCGGTGGATACACTGTTGAGCATCAACAGGACGTCGAGGCTTTATCAATTACTTTCGTGGAGGCGCTCGAACGAAAACGGGCCGATGAAGCTTTGCGCGAGTCGGAGGCGCGTTTCAGGGATCTTTCACAGAAGCTGGAGGAAACGGTCAAGCAGAAAACATCCGAACTGCTGCAGGCTGAGCATCTGGCGGCCGTCGGGCAGATGGTCTCGACCGTGGCCCACGAGATCAGGAACCCTATCCAGATTATCCGGACTGGGGTGGACACCTTGCGGGAAGCGCGCGATGGCACAGAGCGGCAGGATCTTCTTTCGGAAATCGAATATGGAGCCAAGATGCTCGAGATCACGATTTCGGAGATCCTGGAATACTCCAAACCGCTCAAGCTGAAGTTCTCCCACACAACAGTTAAAAACGTTGTTGAGGCGACCGTGAAACTGGTTTCGAATGAACTCAAGAACATAACCACCAATGTTGACCTGCAGCGAGACGACGAGGAAATATGTGTGGACGTCGTCAAGTTCTCACAGGTTCTGGTAAACATCATATCGAATGCTGCTGATGCGATGCCGCATGGAGGGACTGTGAGTATTCACTCCAGATCACTGGACCGGGCCGACGGAAAATTCCTGGAGATTTCAGTTGCGGATACCGGGCATGGCATTGAAGAGAAACATATACG
This genomic stretch from Candidatus Abyssobacteria bacterium SURF_5 harbors:
- a CDS encoding PAS domain S-box protein is translated as MAQSNKTRVELLEEVKTLRDRLEEEERARVRLEEMIKEFTAAAKATLPHGIEETEEEPAESIRKLLLILERTPDMISYATPDGKVKYMNRAGRLAVGIPLDIDFVGCSIADGHPGWANKILTEVAIPTAIREGMWLGETAVLTHDGVEIPVSQLILAHKGPAGEIQYLSTICRDISERKKGEELLRHGLTEIESIYNSAPVGLCFFDRELRYVRVNERLAEINGIPPSEHIGKTPREIVPDLAPLAERIAEEIFRTGMPILDIQFSGTTRSQPGVQRYWKEQWLPLKDASERVFGINVVVEEITERKRAEEALRQSESRYRTLFESIDEGFCIIEMIFDASGKPTDWRFLEANPAFEKHNGLHNAVGKRMRELEPRLEEHWFETYGRIALTGKPERFTNEAKHLDNRWFDLYAFRVGRPEERKVAVLFKNITERKRAEAALQEAHKKLQVTIDSITDGLMVLDRTWNVTYFSETGAKMLGMRREGLIGGYVWDLFPYARERKFYGEYNRSVETGQPAHFVEFYPDPINKWIECHAYPSEEGLTVYFRDITARKEAEEKIARQSAVLDGINRILQETLRSETEEDVARVCLEVAEKLTESAFGFIGEINREGTFHTIVMSDLGWAECKMPDSNKTPMIRGLKMRCYWGKALVDNQSLIVNDPANHPDRVGVPEGHPAITSFMAVPLKRDGKTIGMISLANRAGGYTVEHQQDVEALSITFVEALERKRADEALRESEARFRDLSQKLEETVKQKTSELLQAEHLAAVGQMVSTVAHEIRNPIQIIRTGVDTLREARDGTERQDLLSEIEYGAKMLEITISEILEYSKPLKLKFSHTTVKNVVEATVKLVSNELKNITTNVDLQRDDEEICVDVVKFSQVLVNIISNAADAMPHGGTVSIHSRSLDRADGKFLEISVADTGHGIEEKHIRDIFKPFFTTKTRGTGLGLSLCRKIMDAHKGSMSIKSKVGEGTTVTLVLPLE